Proteins from one Candidatus Margulisiibacteriota bacterium genomic window:
- a CDS encoding phosphoglycerate dehydrogenase: MKKIFISTSTFGKDDPKPLDLLKNHGIDYELNPTGRQLTEAEIAGYLADKAGLIAGTEPLTEKVMEQVGFLKVISRLGVGLDSVDVAAAEKKGIQVYNTPNGPTEAVAELALGLILDVLRLISYSDRNLRRGAWKKTMGRLLKEKKVGIIGFGRIGRRLAELLTPFHCQLYIYDPYVSGNQGIKQVQTIEELIATSEIISLHIPYTKENHHLLGRKQLEAMKPGTVLINVSRGKLVDEAALYDCLQNGRLAGAGFDAFAAEPYSGALCELDNIVLTPHMGSYAKEARVQMEVDAVKNLLKGLGL; encoded by the coding sequence ATGAAAAAAATCTTTATTTCGACTTCAACTTTCGGGAAAGACGATCCCAAGCCGTTGGATTTGCTTAAAAATCATGGAATTGATTACGAATTGAACCCGACTGGCAGGCAATTGACGGAGGCAGAGATTGCCGGTTATTTGGCTGATAAGGCCGGCCTGATAGCGGGGACGGAACCATTGACGGAAAAAGTAATGGAGCAGGTCGGTTTTTTGAAAGTGATCTCGCGGCTGGGGGTAGGGTTGGACAGCGTTGATGTCGCGGCCGCCGAAAAGAAGGGGATCCAAGTTTATAATACGCCTAATGGCCCGACGGAGGCGGTGGCGGAGTTGGCGCTCGGGCTGATCCTGGACGTTCTTCGTTTAATTAGTTATTCCGACCGTAACTTGAGGCGGGGGGCCTGGAAAAAAACGATGGGCCGTCTGCTTAAGGAAAAGAAGGTCGGGATAATTGGTTTCGGCAGGATCGGCCGGAGGCTGGCGGAATTACTGACCCCCTTCCATTGCCAGCTGTATATTTATGATCCCTATGTTTCCGGAAATCAAGGGATCAAACAAGTCCAGACCATTGAGGAATTGATCGCAACGTCTGAAATAATTTCGTTGCATATCCCTTATACGAAAGAAAACCATCATTTGCTGGGCCGCAAGCAGCTTGAAGCGATGAAGCCCGGAACGGTTCTAATAAATGTTTCCCGGGGGAAACTGGTGGACGAAGCCGCCTTATATGATTGTCTGCAAAATGGGCGGCTTGCCGGGGCGGGGTTCGATGCTTTTGCGGCCGAACCTTATTCAGGCGCTTTATGTGAATTGGACAATATTGTCTTGACCCCTCACATGGGGAGTTATGCGAAAGAGGCGAGGGTCCAGATGGAAGTAGACGCCGTTAAAAATTTATTGAAGGGACTCGGACTTTAG
- a CDS encoding VOC family protein: MSKPVFFDHIEVHVSDIPAYCEFLTRIFQGGRYKTISGSGTAMFISNDGLNIEVKKKQSGERSCAVGFCQPCLRTENARSFIEDGLKLQIDRTVKNPDGDCYFFTDQEGVVWHMKDYLKKDEYVNW; encoded by the coding sequence ATGAGCAAACCAGTATTTTTTGACCATATTGAAGTGCATGTCTCGGATATCCCGGCTTATTGCGAATTCCTGACCAGAATATTTCAAGGCGGAAGATATAAAACGATAAGCGGCTCCGGCACGGCGATGTTTATCAGTAACGATGGTTTGAACATCGAGGTTAAGAAGAAGCAATCCGGCGAGCGATCGTGTGCCGTCGGGTTTTGTCAGCCTTGCTTGAGGACCGAGAATGCCAGGTCGTTTATTGAGGATGGTTTGAAATTACAAATTGACCGGACCGTGAAAAATCCTGACGGCGATTGTTATTTTTTCACCGATCAGGAAGGGGTTGTTTGGCATATGAAGGATTACCTGAAAAAGGACGAATATGTTAACTGGTGA
- a CDS encoding cupin domain-containing protein — protein sequence MAKTIGMIPARLGSKRVPKKNLRLIDGKPLIAYIIEAAVASGVFDEVYVNSEAEVFAGIAAEYGAKFYKRPDKFASDQANNDDFVADFIGKVNGEILVQLLPTSPLITPEEISAFVKQMADGKFDTLVSVENQQIACIYKDQPVNFKRLEPHISSQDMVPVQSYATVLMAWTYQSFKDHLKKYGFAYHGADGKTGYYVLKGLSTIDIDHEEDFALAEVALLYRKNHEYFEKKYYEEKSKDKLVAEVEVPRILKKDGVENNDFEHENLPLVNLEAIIAGMDNSRSWCRRVVNTENNSATLISQLPGEGNRLHFHPDWNEWWYIVEGQWKWEIEGKEYEVGKGDLVFIEKKKWHKITAIGDRPAVRLAVSRDLVPHVYREEK from the coding sequence ATGGCAAAAACTATCGGGATGATACCGGCGAGGTTGGGGAGCAAGAGGGTGCCCAAGAAGAACCTGCGGCTAATCGACGGCAAGCCTTTGATCGCTTATATAATAGAAGCGGCCGTTGCCTCCGGGGTTTTTGACGAGGTTTATGTCAATTCCGAAGCGGAAGTGTTTGCCGGGATTGCCGCCGAATACGGAGCCAAGTTCTATAAAAGGCCGGACAAGTTTGCCTCTGATCAGGCCAATAACGATGATTTTGTAGCCGATTTCATCGGCAAGGTCAATGGGGAGATCCTGGTCCAGCTTCTTCCGACCTCTCCCTTGATAACGCCTGAAGAGATCAGCGCTTTTGTAAAACAAATGGCGGACGGGAAATTCGATACTCTGGTTTCGGTCGAGAATCAGCAGATCGCCTGTATTTATAAAGATCAGCCGGTCAATTTTAAAAGGCTGGAGCCGCATATCTCTTCGCAGGATATGGTCCCGGTCCAGTCTTACGCCACGGTCCTTATGGCTTGGACCTACCAGAGCTTCAAAGACCACCTGAAAAAGTACGGCTTTGCTTATCATGGTGCGGACGGCAAGACCGGGTATTATGTTTTGAAAGGGCTGTCGACGATCGATATTGACCATGAAGAGGATTTTGCGCTGGCGGAAGTTGCCCTGCTTTACCGCAAAAACCATGAATATTTCGAAAAGAAATATTATGAAGAAAAATCAAAAGATAAACTGGTCGCCGAAGTCGAGGTCCCCAGGATACTTAAAAAAGACGGAGTTGAAAATAATGATTTTGAACATGAGAACCTCCCGCTGGTCAACCTTGAAGCGATAATTGCCGGCATGGACAACTCAAGGTCATGGTGTCGCCGGGTTGTTAATACCGAGAACAATTCCGCGACGCTGATTTCCCAGCTTCCCGGCGAAGGGAACCGGCTCCATTTCCATCCCGACTGGAACGAATGGTGGTATATAGTCGAGGGACAATGGAAGTGGGAGATTGAAGGCAAAGAATACGAAGTCGGCAAGGGCGATCTGGTCTTCATCGAAAAGAAAAAATGGCACAAGATCACCGCGATCGGCGACCGGCCGGCGGTCCGTCTGGCGGTCAGCCGCGACCTGGTCCCGCATGTATATAGAGAGGAGAAGTAA